One Brassica napus cultivar Da-Ae chromosome A5, Da-Ae, whole genome shotgun sequence DNA window includes the following coding sequences:
- the LOC106452997 gene encoding galactolipid galactosyltransferase SFR2, chloroplastic-like, which yields MSILTLLVKIAGLLGTITVGANAVSYSRFRRRNLRNFRSPIDESKEVLADFTSQEHNEGKFFFGLATAPAHAEDDLDDAWIRFAKETPCSAEDEEDKKAKRKKKVKLAVGAITKGLAKNTQGKEDNTVADSTPTKNVAAWHNTPHAEVRLKFWSDPDQEVKLAKDTGVTVFRMGVDWCRIMPKEPTKGIEEAVDYEALEHYKWILNRVRSNGMKVMLTLFHHSLPPWAADYGGWKMEKTVDYFMDFTRLVVDSMFDLVDSWITFNEPHVFAMLTYMAGTWPGNTPDFLEMATSTLPMGVFHRVMHWMAVAHSKAYDYIHAKTSLEKPLVGVAHHVSFMRPYGLFDVGSVTFSNSLTMFSYIDSICEKLDFIGINYYGQEAVCGVGLKLVETDEYSESGRGVYPDGLYRVLLMFHQRYKHLNVPFIVTENGVSDETDVIRRPYMIEHLLALYAAMLKGVPVLGYIFWTISDNWEWADGYGPKFGLVAVDRANNLARTVRPSYHLFTKIVKSGKITRNDRSLAWEELQKAAKAGKVRPFYRAVDNHGLMYADGLDKPQGRQFVDRDWRFGHYQVDGLQDPLSRLARALLIWPAITKKKIRKVKVKHTDESGLALQPA from the exons ATGAGCATACTCACACTGCTCGTTAAAATCGCCGGACTTCTTGGCACGATCACCGTCGGCGCCAACGCAGTCTCCTACTCTCGTTTCCGTCGCCGGAACCTCCGGAACTTTCGCTCTCCAATCGACGAATCCAAAGAAGTTCTCGCCGATTTCACTTCCCAAG aaCACAATGAGGGAAAGTTCTTCTTTGGATTGGCTACTGCACCTGCTCACGCGGAGGACGATCTCGACGATGCATGGATCCGGTTTGCTAAGGAAACACCGTGTTCAGCAGAAGATGAAGAGGATAAGAAagcgaagaggaagaagaaggttaAGCTCGCTGTGGGAGCTATAACGAAAGGGTTGGccaagaacactcaaggaaAGGAAGATAACACTGTTGCCGACAGTACACCTACTAAGAATGTAGCTGCGTGGCACAACACACCTCACGC GGAGGTCAGACTTAAGTTTTGGTCGGATCCTGACCAAGAAGTGAAGCTAGCTAAAGATACTGGCGTTACTGTCTTCAGGATGGGAGTAGATTGGTGTAGGATCATGCCAAAAGAGCCTACCAAAGGGATTGAGGAAGCA gtTGACTATGAGGCCCTTGAACACTATAAATGGATACTCAACAGAGTTCGTTCAAACGGGATGAAAGTGATGCTAACGCTTTTTCATCATTCATTGCCACCGTGGGCTGCTGATTACGGTGGATGGAAAATGGAGAAGACCGTCGACTACTTCATGGACTTCACCAg GCTTGTTGTGGACTCCATGTTTGATTTGGTAGATTCTTGGATTACATTCAATGAACCCCATGTCTTCGCCATGCTTACTTACATGGCCGGAACTTGGCCCGGTAACACCCCTGATTTTTTGGAGATGGCTACATCTACTCTACCAATGGGTGTATTCCATAGAGTCATGCATTGGATGGCTGTTGCTCACTCAAAGGCCTATGACTACATCCACGCGAAAAC CTCCTTGGAAAAACCTTTGGTAGGGGTTGCGCACCACGTGTCCTTTATGCGACCGTATGGCCTCTTTGATGTTGGGTCCGTTACTTTTAGTAACTCCCTCACTATGTTTTCATATATTGATAGCAtttgtgagaaacttgatttcaTTGGCATCAACTACTACGGACAG GAAGCAGTGTGTGGTGTTGGACTAAAGCTTGTAGAGACTGATGAATACAGCGAATCTGGAAGAGGGGTATACCCTGATGGTCTCTACCGCGTCTTGTTGATGTTCCACCAGAGATATAAACACCTGAACGTTCCTTTCATCGTCACAGAAAATGGTGTTTCTGATGAAACGGATGTGATTCGTCGGCCTTACATGATCGAGCATCTCCTTGCTCTTTATGCTGCAATGCTAAag GGTGTTCCGGTGCTCGGTTACATATTCTGGACTATTTCAGACAACTGGGAATGGGCTGATGGGTATGGTCCTAAATTTGGACTTGTTGCGGTTGACCGAGCTAATAATCTTGCCCGGACCGTTCGGCCATCGTACCATCTCTTTACCAAG ATAGTGAAAAGCGGAAAAATCACTCGTAATGATCGGTCTCTTGCATGGGAAGAACTCCAAAAAGCTGCGAAAGCAGGAAAGGTACGACCGTTCTACCGTGCAGTTGATAATCATGGTCTGATGTACGCAG ATGGTCTGGACAAGCCTCAAGGGAGACAGTTTGTTGACCGTGACTGGCGGTTTGGTCACTACCAAGTGGATGGTCTTCAAGACCCGCTGAGTCGCTTGGCTCGAGCTCTTCTCATATGGCCGGCCATCACGAAAAAGAAGATAAGAAAAGTTAAGGTCAAGCACACCGATGAGTCAGGGCTTGCTCTACAGCCCGCGTAG
- the LOC125608709 gene encoding uncharacterized protein LOC125608709 gives MVLIPKITNASSTADFRPISCLNTVYKVISKLLATRLKSILPQIISQAQSAFMPGRLLAENVMLATDLVQGYNRANTTPRAMLKVDLRKAFDTLRWDFIIGTLKALSIPNKFIRWVHQCISSASFTISVNGSSSGVFESTNGIRQGDPISPYIFVLAMEAFSRLLLSRFESGQIGYHPMTSEVKLTHLMFADDVMVFFDGSPNSLHEISDCLDDFGTWSGLRLNRNKTEVFTSGLSDYETLAIAQYGFNSGSLPIRYLGLPLMSRKLRISEYDPLMHKLISKFRSWAIKTLTFAGRLLLLSTVIAGTVNFWISTFRLPKGCIRKIDSLCCRFLWSGNIDEQKSAKIAWTTCCLPKEEGGLGLRNFSVWNRVLLLRFIWLLFSGSNSLWVIWQHHYRLATKSFWAIEESTNDSWTWKQLLKLRCEALNFCKGVLNSGRSLSFWYDVWTPMGQLLKYIGPSGPRDLRIPLTATVSEACNSTSWLLAQPRSQAALDFHIHLTTITLPLSEAPDKYEWRVQGVQESVYSSAATWQSLRPKSERKPWVDCVWFKGSVPKIAFNMWIANADRLPTRARLSSWGLQIPTSCCLCSGSTETRDHLLLTCPFSWEVWQHVIFRLNPPTLPFRDWNEMLSWIRSPAVSSPIILRKLAAQSTVYHLWKQRNNVYHNNNIIGPVVIARMIYREVKNTIMARRDRKKFQNLLSSWII, from the coding sequence ATGGTTCTAATTCCTAAGATCACTAACGCCTCATCTACAGCGGATTTTAGGCCAATCTCTTGCCTAAATACAGTTTATAAAGTGATATCTAAGCTGTTAGCTACGCGTCTCAAGTCGATCCTGCCTCAGATCATTTCACAGGCTCAATCAGCTTTCATGCCAGGCAGACTACTGGCTGAGAACGTAATGCTTGCTACTGATCTGGTGCAAGGGTACAACAGAGCAAATACCACCCCTAGAGCAATGCTAAAGGTTGATCTTAGGAAGGCCTTTGATACACTAAGATGGGATTTCATCATAGGGACCCTCAAGGCGCTCTCAATTCCTAATAAGTTCATCAGATGGGTTCACCAATGCATTTCTTCAGCCTCCTTCACAATCTCGGTTAATGGCAGCAGCAGTGGGGTTTTCGAGAGCACTAACGGTATACGGCAAGGAGATCCCATTTCTCCTTACATCTTTGTCCTTGCTATGGAGGCTTTTTCCAGACTTCTACTTTCTCGATTTGAGAGTGGACAAATTGGGTATCACCCGATGACATCTGAAGTTAAACTGACACACCTCATGTTTGCGGACGACGTAATGGTCTTCTTCGATGGAAGTCCAAACTCCCTCCATGAAATATCTGACTGCCTTGACGATTTTGGTACCTGGTCTGGGTTGAGGTTAAACAGGAATAAGACAGAGGTCTTCACATCTGGTTTGAGCGACTATGAAACTCTTGCTATTGCCCAGTACGGTTTCAACTCAGGCTCTCTTCCAATCAGGTACTTGGGACTTCCTCTCATGAGCCGTAAACTACGAATTTCAGAATATGATCCCCTGATGCACAAGCTCATCTCTAAGTTCCGTAGCTGGGCAATAAAGACACTAACATTTGCTGGAAGACTTCTGCTACTGAGCACAGTGATTGCCGGAACAGTTAATTTTTGGATATCGACATTCAGGTTGCCCAAAGGGTGCATCCGGAAAATTGACTCGTTATGCTGCAGGTTTTTATGGTCTGGTAATATTGATGAACAAAAATCGGCAAAAATTGCTTGGACAACGTGCTGCTTACCTAAAGAGGAAGGTGGCTTGGGGTTAAGGAACTTCTCGGTTTGGAACAGAGTGTTGCTACTTCGTTTCATCTGGTTATTATTCTCGGGAAGTAACTCTCTTTGGGTAATTTGGCAGCATCATTATCGCTTGGCAACCAAGTCATTTTGGGCCATTGAAGAGTCTACAAATGATTCATGGACATGGAAACAGCTACTGAAGCTCAGGTGTGAAGCCTTAAACTTCTGTAAAGGCGTACTAAATTCCGGGCGAAGTCTGAGTTTCTGGTACGATGTATGGACACCTATGGGGCAGTTATTGAAGTATATAGGCCCTTCTGGACCTCGTGACCTGCGGATTCCCCTTACAGCAACTGTCTCCGAAGCTTGCAACTCAACTTCCTGGCTTCTTGCGCAACCCCGCAGCCAAGCGGCCCTGGACTTTCATATTCATCTTACCACAATTACTCTGCCTCTCTCTGAAGCTCCTGACAAGTACGAATGGAGAGTCCAAGGAGTCCAGGAATCGGTCTACTCTTCAGCAGCTACATGGCAAAGCCTGCGACCAAAATCAGAGAGGAAACCTTGGGTTGATTGTGTATGGTTCAAGGGTTCTGTGCCTAAGATTGCATTTAATATGTGGATTGCTAATGCTGACAGGTTGCCAACTAGAGCAAGGCTCTCATCGTGGGGACTACAAATTCCTACATCGTGTTGTCTTTGCTCAGGTTCCACAGAAACAAGAGATCACTTGTTGTTGACTTGTCCATTTAGTTGGGAGGTCTGGCAACATGTTATATTTAGGCTCAACCCACCAACTCTTCCCTTCCGTGACTGGAATGAAATGCTATCTTGGATCAGATCTCCA
- the LOC106452998 gene encoding alkaline/neutral invertase C, mitochondrial: MMMTSRSCICVSAMKPCCRFLISFKSSSLFGVSPTSSSRLINSSKLLQCRKIESRSIRSGVHCRRRNVFCNSDSISWGGSRCSSIGRGRGRGRGILVIPRVASDFRNQSSSSLDSHVNKDKSFESLFVKPLVFKEIPKKESGGKEDAKFGNVRVKGEREEVSSQSEAEREAWRLLRGSVVNYCGFPVGTVAANDPGDKQKTLNYDQVFIRDFVPSAYAFLLDGDGEIVRNFLLQTLQLQSWEKTVDCHSPGPGLMPASFKVKSLEGNDGSFEECLDADFGESAIGRVSPVDSGLWWIILLRAYGKLTGDYTLQERIDVQTGIKLILKLCLADGFDMFPTLLVTDGSCMIDRRMGIHGHPLEIQALFYSSLRCAREMLNVNDETKNLVAAVNSRLSALSFHIREYYWVDIKKINEIYRYNTEEYSADATNKFNIYPEQIPSWLVDWIPNRGGYFIGNLQPAHMDFRFFTLGNLWAVVSSLGSQEQNEGVMALIEEKWDDLVANMPLKICFPALEQEEWRIITGSDPKNTPWSYHNGGSWPTLLWQFTLACIKMEKLDLAKKAVAVAEKRLKEDQWPEYYDTKSGRFVGKQSRLYQTWTIAGFLASKKLIEQPEKASLLFWEEDYQLLETCVCGLNKSSGKKKNKCSRFTPPRS; the protein is encoded by the exons ATGATGATGACCAGCAGGAGCTGTATCTGTGTCTCAGCGATGAAACCCTGTTGTAGATTTCTCATTAGTTTCAAAAGCTCGTCCCTTTTCGGAGTTTCTCCCACGAGCTCAAGCAGATTGATCAATTCGTCGAAACTACTACAGTGTAGGAAGATTGAATCCAGAAGTATTAGATCTGGTGTTCATTGCCGCCGTCGGAATGTTTTTTGTAACTCCGATTCCATTAGCTGGGGAGGATCTAGATGTAGTAGTATAGGACGAGGACGAGGAAGAGGGAGGGGTATTTTAGTAATCCCCCGTGTAGCTTCCGACTTTAGGAaccagtcttcttcttctttagattCTCATGTAAATAAAGACAAGAGCTTCGAGAGTCTCTTCGTGAAGCCGCTGGTTTTCAAGGAGATACCGAAAAAGGAAAGTGGTGGCAAGGAAGATGCTAAATTTGGAAATGTGCGTGTTAAAGGGGAAAGGGAAGAGGTTTCGAGTCAGAGCGAGGCTGAGAGAGAGGCGTGGAGGCTGCTTCGTGGCTCGGTGGTGAATTACTGCGGGTTCCCTGTGGGGACCGTGGCGGCTAATGATCCAGGGGATAAGCAGAAGACGTTGAACTATGATCAAGTGTTTATTCGTGACTTCGTTCCTTCGGCTTATGCGTTCTTGCTTGATGGGGATGGGGAGATTGTAAGGAACTTTCTACTTCAGACACTGCAGTTGCAG AGCTGGGAGAAAACAGTGGACTGTCACAGCCCTGGCCCAGGGCTAATGCCAGCGAGTTTTAAAGTGAAATCACTTGAAGGCAATGATGGCTCGTTTGAGGAGTGTTTAGATGCAGACTTTGGTGAATCAGCTATTGGACGTGTTAGCCCCGTTGACTCTG GCTTGTGGTGGATCATATTGCTGAGAGCTTATGGAAAGCTCACTGGCGACTACACCTTGCAAGAGAGAATCGATGTTCAAACAGGGATCAAGCTGATCCTCAAGCTATGCCTAGCCGACGGCTTTGACATGTTCCCAACTCTTCTCGTAACCGATGGATCATGCATGATCGATAGAAGAATGGGCATTCATGGTCATCCACTTGAAATCcaa GCATTATTCTACTCATCCCTCCGCTGCGCTCGTGAGATGCTCAACGTCAACGACGAAACCAAGAACCTAGTAGCTGCCGTCAACAGCCGCCTAAGCGCCTTATCATTCCACATCCGAGAGTACTACTGGGTCGACATCAAGAAGATAAACGAGATCTACCGTTACAACACCGAGGAGTATTCAGCGGACGCGACCAACAAGTTCAACATCTATCCAGAGCAGATCCCTTCTTGGCTTGTGGACTGGATCCCCAACAGAGGCGGTTACTTCATAGGGAACCTCCAGCCTGCTCACATGGATTTCAGATTCTTCACGCTTGGGAACCTCTGGGCTGTTGTCTCGTCTCTTGGAAGCCAAGAGCAGAACGAAGGAGTCATGGCGTTGATTGAAGAGAAATGGGATGATCTTGTTGCTAACATGCCTCTCAAGATCTGTTTTCCTGCTTTGGAGCAGGAGGAGTGGAGAATCATCACTGGCTCTGATCCAAAGAACAC GCCTTGGTCATATCATAATGGTGGATCCTGGCCAACTCTTCTCTGGCAG TTCACATTGGCTTGTATCAAGATGGAGAAGCTAGACCTGGCGAAGAAAGCAGTGGCTGTAGCAGAGAAGAGGCTCAAGGAAGACCAGTGGCCTGAGTATTATGACACGAAAAGCGGGAGATTCGTGGGGAAGCAGTCAAGGCTTTACCAGACTTGGACTATCGCAGGTTTCTTGGCTTCTAAGAAACTCATAGAACAACCTGAGAAAGCCTCGCTCTTATTTTGGGAAGAGGACTATCAGCTGCTCGAGACTTGTGTCTGTGGTCTCAACAAAAGCAGcggaaagaagaagaacaagtgtTCTCGTTTCACACCCCCAAGATCTTAG